TTCTTGCTCTTTAGATATATGCTCCAACACATCCAAGCTATAAGCTGCGTCGAAGGTGCCGTTTACTGGACCTTCCAAAATATCATGCTGCGTGCACGTGAATGCCCAACGATCAGTCATACGAGCGCAAGCATCTTCAACGAAGCTCTGATCGAAATCGACGGCTGTTAGTGCCACTACTTCCTGGAGGACGATACGCGTTGCAAAAGCATCTCCACAGCCAACTTCGAGAACATGTTGCCGTCCCGACAGCATTTTTGCCACAAATTTGTACCGTGAAAGAGTAAACGCTAAGCGCTTGGGGTCATCAAAATATGCCCAGCTCGTCATCAGACCCAGACGCTCATGACCACGCTTTTTCACTTGCTTAATTGCTTCCTGATATTGTTTCTCTCCCTTTGTCTTCACTTCGATACTCTTAGCGCTAAGGATCAGCTCACTGTTACCCCTTCACAACCACGTGTATTCCTATAACGTTCTTTTACAATTTTCTTGCAGACGGTCTCCATATCCTGAAACCTCATGCCAATGCTGGAATACAACTTTTCGCCGATCAACGAGGTATTCATTGGCCTAGTC
This genomic stretch from Nitrospirota bacterium harbors:
- a CDS encoding class I SAM-dependent methyltransferase; this translates as MKTKGEKQYQEAIKQVKKRGHERLGLMTSWAYFDDPKRLAFTLSRYKFVAKMLSGRQHVLEVGCGDAFATRIVLQEVVALTAVDFDQSFVEDACARMTDRWAFTCTQHDILEGPVNGTFDAAYSLDVLEHISKEQEDRFISNVIASVIEHGVVIIGMPSLQSQIYASPQSKEGHVNCKDQHELRKLMERYFHNVFMFSMNDEVVHTGYHAMSHYNLALCCGKKAL